The following coding sequences lie in one Pseudomonas monsensis genomic window:
- a CDS encoding MmgE/PrpD family protein: MTQRMQRLAQFCVATHFDDLPPALVEQAKRHILDTFGAALAGADSAVAFQSRRVLASESGPVPVWGTSFRVGAGQAALLNGIAAHALELDDTGGCDHSGAVVLPAIMAALSLSDRTISGCELITAVVIGYEIGRRVLEACGSYSAHNGAGWHSTATCGVFGAAAACSRILRLDVQQTVAALGIAGSFSGGLWAFIHDGSQSKKLHSGRAAEGGLLAARFASEGISGPTLLFDEVWGGFLKTFAGDNARPDALDADLGAVWKLARCSIKPYAACRGTHSAIDALGLLLAQLQVGADQVEDVQVRLCPFLQDMCGGRDVGSLAAAQMSLPYALASRLVHGHCRLEAYDEGPRHDPHIAWWLARIHLEVDPLLSEDGEPWVTLRTVDGRMASLCVEVPLGAPGNPLSDAALEEKFFSLALRVLPRGQADGLLGAVRRLESLESVGDLDRWLM; encoded by the coding sequence ATGACCCAGCGCATGCAGCGTCTGGCGCAGTTTTGCGTCGCGACACACTTCGACGATTTGCCACCGGCACTCGTCGAGCAAGCCAAGCGGCACATCCTCGACACCTTTGGCGCAGCGCTGGCCGGGGCGGACAGCGCCGTGGCGTTTCAGTCGCGGCGAGTGCTGGCAAGCGAGTCCGGTCCGGTGCCCGTCTGGGGCACTTCGTTTCGGGTCGGCGCGGGTCAGGCAGCGCTGCTCAATGGTATCGCCGCCCATGCGCTGGAGCTGGACGACACTGGTGGTTGCGATCACTCCGGTGCGGTGGTGTTGCCGGCAATCATGGCTGCGCTTTCGTTGAGCGACAGGACCATCAGTGGTTGCGAGTTGATCACGGCCGTGGTGATCGGCTATGAAATCGGCCGGCGTGTACTGGAAGCCTGTGGCAGCTATTCGGCGCATAACGGCGCAGGCTGGCATTCTACCGCCACCTGCGGAGTGTTCGGCGCTGCGGCGGCGTGCTCGCGGATTCTGCGCCTGGATGTGCAGCAGACAGTGGCCGCGCTGGGCATCGCCGGCAGCTTCAGTGGCGGTCTGTGGGCGTTCATCCACGACGGCTCACAGAGTAAAAAACTGCACAGCGGTCGCGCCGCCGAAGGCGGATTGCTGGCGGCGCGGTTTGCCAGCGAGGGGATCAGCGGCCCCACGCTACTGTTCGATGAAGTCTGGGGTGGTTTTCTCAAGACCTTCGCAGGTGACAACGCGCGCCCTGACGCGCTGGACGCCGATCTGGGCGCGGTGTGGAAGCTCGCGCGTTGTTCGATCAAACCCTACGCGGCCTGTCGCGGAACGCATTCGGCAATCGACGCGCTTGGGTTGTTGCTGGCGCAACTGCAGGTCGGCGCTGATCAGGTCGAGGATGTACAGGTGCGCTTGTGCCCGTTCCTGCAAGACATGTGTGGCGGGCGCGATGTCGGCAGTCTGGCTGCCGCGCAAATGAGCCTGCCGTATGCGCTTGCGTCGCGGCTGGTGCATGGCCACTGTCGGCTGGAGGCCTACGACGAAGGGCCACGCCATGACCCACACATCGCCTGGTGGCTGGCGCGCATTCACCTTGAAGTCGATCCGCTACTGTCCGAGGATGGTGAGCCGTGGGTGACACTTCGAACCGTCGATGGACGCATGGCCAGCCTGTGTGTCGAGGTGCCGTTGGGCGCGCCGGGCAATCCGCTGAGTGATGCGGCACTGGAGGAGAAGTTTTTCAGCCTGGCGTTGCGGGTGTTACCGCGCGGGCAGGCTGACGGGTTGCTGGGCGCTGTGCGGCGACTGGAGAGCCTCGAATCTGTGGGCGATCTGGATCGGTGGCTGATGTAA
- a CDS encoding MFS transporter: protein MATYSLVIRRLMIVSLTIVVSRAITSPLLTLFLSNKLGLNQQDVGLLLGIAVFIATLLALYGGYIIDRLDKRRLLILAMLSSAVGFFLLTFAQNLYLTTVTLIITETASALFLIGSKAILSENLPMSQRAKAFSLRYTLTNIGYATGPMLGVVIAGVYPVAPFLIAAAIAFASVFLMSGIPRDSGPVTAIGQPQSFLKTLFTLKNDRTLIMFTCGCLLSTVVHGRFTLYLSQYLLVVEDSKSALQTMAALLACNAITVILLQYQIGRFLSREKLRYWIAAGTSLFILGLIGFSLANSLLTWCIAMFIFTLGEMIIYPSEFLFVDTLAPEELRGSYYGAQNLAALGGALSPVICGFLLMHTPAPTMFYALSALTAMGGLLCFMSGRRVALTQK from the coding sequence GTGGCCACCTACTCGCTCGTTATCCGTCGCCTGATGATCGTCTCGCTGACCATCGTGGTCAGCCGCGCCATCACCAGTCCGCTGCTCACACTGTTCCTGAGCAACAAGCTCGGGCTAAACCAGCAGGACGTCGGTCTGCTCCTGGGTATCGCGGTGTTCATCGCGACCCTGCTGGCACTGTATGGCGGCTACATCATCGACCGCCTGGATAAGCGCCGGTTGCTGATTCTCGCCATGCTTTCCAGCGCCGTGGGCTTTTTCTTGCTGACGTTCGCCCAAAACCTTTATCTGACCACCGTTACCCTGATCATCACCGAAACCGCCTCGGCGTTGTTCCTGATCGGCTCCAAGGCAATCCTCAGTGAAAACCTGCCTATGAGCCAACGGGCCAAGGCATTTTCCCTGCGCTATACGCTGACCAACATCGGTTACGCCACCGGGCCGATGCTCGGCGTGGTGATTGCCGGGGTCTACCCTGTTGCGCCGTTCCTGATCGCCGCCGCGATTGCCTTCGCCAGTGTGTTTCTGATGAGCGGGATTCCCAGGGATTCCGGCCCGGTTACCGCCATCGGCCAACCGCAAAGCTTTCTGAAAACCCTGTTCACCCTGAAAAACGACCGCACGCTGATCATGTTCACCTGCGGTTGCCTGCTCAGCACCGTGGTGCACGGGCGCTTCACCCTGTACCTGTCGCAATACCTGCTGGTGGTCGAAGACTCGAAAAGCGCCCTGCAGACCATGGCCGCCCTGCTCGCCTGCAATGCCATCACGGTGATCCTGCTGCAATACCAGATCGGTCGCTTCCTCAGTCGCGAAAAGTTGCGCTACTGGATTGCTGCTGGCACCAGCCTGTTCATTCTTGGGTTGATCGGTTTCAGTCTGGCCAACAGCCTGCTCACCTGGTGCATCGCGATGTTCATCTTCACTCTGGGTGAAATGATCATTTACCCGTCGGAGTTCCTGTTCGTCGACACCCTGGCTCCGGAAGAATTGCGTGGCAGCTACTACGGCGCACAGAATCTGGCGGCTCTGGGCGGCGCGTTGAGTCCGGTGATCTGCGGATTCCTGCTGATGCACACTCCGGCGCCAACGATGTTCTATGCGCTGAGCGCGTTGACCGCAATGGGTGGACTGCTGTGCTTCATGAGCGGGAGACGCGTCGCTTTAACTCAAAAATAA
- a CDS encoding HPP family protein, giving the protein MLARWLPAAINTRPTEWSRAAIGMALGTLFSVWACSQVFGIEVAYHLIGPLGASAVLLFAVSSGALAQPWSIIGGYLCASVVALLVAHVLGRTLGSACLAAGMALILMCWLRCLHPPAGALALTLVLADPATIAMDWKAMEPVMLAAACMLLSALTYNNLTRIHYPKRPAEPAPALAPVDSQAITAADLKLALADMEAFIDVTPEDLEQLIHASELHAKRRSIGEVFTR; this is encoded by the coding sequence ATGCTCGCTCGCTGGTTGCCCGCTGCCATCAACACCCGCCCCACCGAATGGAGCCGCGCCGCCATCGGCATGGCGCTGGGCACCTTGTTCAGTGTGTGGGCGTGCAGTCAGGTGTTCGGCATCGAGGTCGCGTATCACCTGATCGGGCCGCTGGGTGCTTCAGCCGTGTTGCTATTTGCCGTGTCTTCCGGCGCCCTCGCACAGCCATGGTCGATCATCGGCGGCTACTTGTGCGCCAGCGTTGTCGCGCTGCTGGTGGCCCACGTCCTCGGCCGAACCCTCGGCAGCGCTTGCCTGGCGGCGGGCATGGCGTTGATCCTGATGTGCTGGCTGCGTTGCCTTCACCCACCGGCTGGTGCGCTCGCGCTGACGCTGGTGCTGGCCGATCCAGCCACCATCGCAATGGACTGGAAGGCCATGGAACCGGTGATGCTCGCCGCCGCGTGCATGCTGCTCAGCGCTCTGACCTACAACAACCTGACGCGCATCCACTACCCGAAACGCCCGGCCGAGCCAGCACCGGCACTGGCGCCGGTCGATAGCCAGGCCATCACCGCCGCTGACTTGAAACTGGCATTGGCGGATATGGAAGCGTTTATCGACGTTACACCTGAAGATCTCGAACAACTGATTCATGCCAGCGAACTGCACGCCAAGCGTCGTAGCATCGGTGAAGTCTTCACTCGATAA
- a CDS encoding enoyl-CoA hydratase/isomerase family protein — protein MTAQASSPRTPSMDATQNEVLAEVRNHIGHLTLNRPAGLNAITLDMVRQLQRQLDAWATDSDVRAVVLRGAGEKAFCAGGDIRSLYDSFKSGDTLHEDFFVEEYALDLTIHHYRKPVLALMDGFVLGGGMGLVQGADLRVVTEKSRLAMPEVAIGYFPDVGGSYFLPRIPGELGIYLGVSGVQIRAADALYCGLADWYVDSRKLASLDEQLDHLEWHDTPLKDLQSLLAKNGVQTLADAPLQKLRPVIDHFFALPDVPSMVEQLRAVTVADSHEWATATADLLETRSPLAMAVTLEMLRRGRHLSLEHCFALELHLDRQWFERGDLIEGVRALLIDKDKTPRWNPPTLAALDAAHVASFFHGFAESGS, from the coding sequence ATGACTGCTCAGGCTTCATCCCCGCGGACACCGTCCATGGATGCCACGCAAAACGAAGTGCTGGCCGAGGTTCGCAACCACATCGGTCACCTGACCCTCAACCGCCCCGCCGGCCTCAACGCCATCACCCTCGACATGGTTCGCCAACTGCAACGGCAGCTCGACGCCTGGGCAACCGACAGCGATGTCCGCGCCGTGGTGCTGCGCGGCGCCGGTGAAAAAGCCTTCTGCGCTGGCGGTGACATTCGTTCCCTTTACGACAGTTTCAAAAGCGGCGATACGCTGCACGAAGATTTCTTCGTCGAGGAATACGCCCTCGACCTGACGATTCATCACTACCGTAAACCGGTGCTGGCCTTGATGGACGGTTTCGTCCTCGGCGGCGGCATGGGCCTGGTGCAAGGCGCGGATCTGCGCGTGGTCACCGAGAAGAGCCGTCTGGCGATGCCGGAAGTGGCCATCGGTTATTTCCCGGATGTCGGCGGCAGTTACTTCCTGCCGCGCATCCCCGGTGAGCTGGGGATTTATCTGGGTGTCAGCGGCGTGCAGATCCGCGCGGCCGATGCGCTGTATTGCGGGCTGGCCGACTGGTACGTCGACAGCCGTAAACTGGCGAGCCTCGATGAACAGCTCGATCACCTGGAATGGCATGACACGCCGCTCAAGGACCTGCAAAGCCTGCTCGCAAAAAACGGCGTGCAGACCCTGGCCGATGCACCGCTGCAAAAACTGCGTCCGGTCATCGACCACTTCTTCGCCTTGCCCGATGTGCCGAGCATGGTCGAGCAACTGCGTGCAGTCACGGTTGCCGACAGCCACGAATGGGCAACCGCCACCGCTGACCTCCTGGAAACCCGTTCGCCGCTGGCCATGGCCGTGACGCTGGAGATGCTCCGTCGTGGCCGGCACTTGAGCCTGGAACACTGCTTCGCCCTCGAACTGCATCTGGATCGCCAGTGGTTCGAGCGCGGCGACCTGATCGAAGGCGTGCGCGCCTTGCTGATCGACAAAGACAAGACACCACGCTGGAACCCGCCGACCCTCGCTGCGCTGGACGCTGCGCATGTCGCGAGTTTCTTCCACGGGTTTGCTGAGAGCGGGAGCTGA
- a CDS encoding acyl-CoA dehydrogenase family protein — protein sequence MHDLELTEEQVMIRDMARDFARGEIAPHAQAWEKAGWIDDALVAKMGELGLLGMVVPEEWGGTYVDYVAYALAVEEISAGDGATGAFMSIHNSVGCGPVMNYGSEAQKNTWLADLASGQVIGCFCLTEPQAGSEAHNLRTRAELRDGQWVINGAKQFVSNGKRAKLAIVFAVTDPDLGKKGISAFLVPTDTPGFIVDRTEHKMGIRASDTCAVTLNSCSIPEANLLGERGKGLAIALSNLEGGRIGIAAQALGIARAAFEAALVYSRDRIQFGKPINEHQSIANLLADMQMQINAARLMILHAARLRTAGKPCLSEASQAKLFASEMAEKVCSSAIQIHGGYGYLEDYPVEKYYRDARITQIYEGSSEIQRMVIARELKNYQL from the coding sequence ATGCACGATCTCGAACTGACTGAAGAACAAGTAATGATCCGCGACATGGCCCGGGACTTTGCCCGTGGCGAGATCGCGCCTCACGCGCAGGCCTGGGAAAAGGCTGGCTGGATTGATGACGCGCTGGTGGCGAAGATGGGTGAGCTGGGTTTGCTCGGCATGGTCGTACCTGAGGAATGGGGCGGCACTTACGTCGATTACGTGGCCTACGCCCTGGCCGTGGAAGAGATTTCCGCAGGCGACGGCGCGACCGGCGCCTTCATGAGCATCCACAACTCGGTGGGTTGTGGGCCGGTCATGAACTACGGCAGCGAAGCGCAGAAAAACACCTGGCTGGCCGACCTCGCCAGCGGTCAGGTGATTGGCTGTTTCTGCCTGACCGAACCACAGGCCGGCTCCGAAGCGCACAACCTGCGCACCCGCGCCGAACTGCGCGACGGCCAGTGGGTGATCAACGGCGCCAAGCAATTTGTCAGCAACGGCAAACGGGCGAAACTGGCGATCGTGTTTGCGGTGACCGATCCGGACTTGGGCAAAAAAGGCATTTCCGCGTTCCTGGTGCCGACCGATACGCCGGGTTTCATCGTCGATCGCACCGAACACAAGATGGGCATCCGTGCCTCCGACACCTGTGCGGTGACGCTCAACAGCTGCAGCATTCCCGAGGCCAATCTGCTCGGCGAGCGCGGCAAGGGCCTGGCGATTGCCTTGTCCAACCTTGAGGGCGGCCGCATTGGCATCGCGGCTCAGGCGCTCGGCATTGCTCGCGCCGCGTTCGAAGCGGCGCTGGTGTATTCCCGCGATCGCATCCAGTTCGGCAAACCGATCAACGAACACCAGAGTATTGCCAACCTGCTGGCCGACATGCAGATGCAAATCAACGCCGCGCGCTTGATGATCCTGCATGCGGCGCGACTGCGGACGGCGGGCAAGCCGTGCTTGTCGGAGGCATCGCAGGCCAAGCTGTTCGCGTCGGAGATGGCCGAGAAGGTCTGCTCCTCGGCGATTCAGATTCATGGCGGGTATGGGTATCTGGAGGACTATCCGGTGGAGAAGTACTACCGCGATGCACGGATTACCCAGATTTATGAAGGCTCGAGCGAGATTCAGCGGATGGTGATTGCGCGGGAGCTGAAAAACTACCAGCTCTAA
- a CDS encoding enoyl-CoA hydratase — protein MSYETILLEVHDRVGLITLNRPQALNALNAQLVSEVNHALDGLEADANIGCIVITGSKKAFAAGADIKEMAELTYPQIYMDDLFSDSDRVANRRKPIIAAVNGFALGGGCELALMCDFILAGDNARFGQPEINLGVLPGMGGTQRLTRAVGKAKAMEMCLSGRMIDAVEAERCGIVARIVPSDELLDEALKVAAVIAGKSLPIAMMVKESVNRAFEVNLTEGVRFERRVFHAAFATQDQKEGMAAFVAKRAPEFQGK, from the coding sequence ATGAGCTACGAAACGATTCTGCTGGAAGTCCACGACCGTGTCGGCCTGATCACCCTGAACCGCCCCCAGGCGCTGAATGCCCTGAATGCGCAACTGGTCAGCGAAGTGAATCACGCCCTCGATGGCCTGGAAGCGGATGCGAACATCGGCTGCATCGTTATCACCGGTTCGAAAAAAGCCTTCGCCGCCGGTGCCGACATCAAGGAAATGGCCGAGCTGACTTACCCGCAGATCTACATGGATGACCTGTTCAGCGACAGCGATCGCGTCGCCAACCGCCGCAAGCCGATCATCGCGGCAGTCAACGGCTTCGCCCTCGGTGGCGGCTGCGAATTGGCGCTGATGTGCGACTTCATTCTGGCCGGTGACAACGCCAGATTCGGTCAGCCGGAAATCAACCTTGGCGTGCTTCCGGGCATGGGCGGCACCCAGCGCCTGACCCGTGCCGTGGGCAAGGCCAAGGCCATGGAAATGTGCTTGAGCGGGCGCATGATCGACGCGGTGGAAGCCGAGCGTTGCGGCATCGTCGCACGGATCGTGCCGAGTGATGAGTTGCTCGACGAAGCGCTGAAGGTCGCCGCGGTGATTGCCGGCAAGTCGCTGCCGATTGCGATGATGGTCAAGGAAAGCGTCAACCGTGCTTTTGAGGTCAACCTGACCGAAGGCGTGCGCTTCGAGCGCCGAGTGTTCCATGCGGCGTTTGCCACGCAGGATCAGAAGGAAGGGATGGCGGCGTTTGTGGCCAAGCGGGCGCCGGAGTTTCAGGGCAAATAA
- a CDS encoding acyl-CoA dehydrogenase translates to MIPNEDQTQIRDMARQFAEERLKPFAAEWDREHRFPKEAIGEMAGLGFFGMLVPEQWGGCDTGYLAYAMALEEIAAGDGACSTIMSVHNSVGCVPILKFGNDDQRERFLKPLASGAMLGAFALTEPQAGSDASSLKTRARLEGDHYVLNGCKQFITSGQNAGIVIVFAVTDPSAGKRGISAFIVPTDSPGYKVARVEDKLGQHASDTCQILFEDVKVPVANRLGEEGEGYKIALANLEGGRVGIASQAVGMARAAFEAARDYARERDTFGKPIIEHQAVAFRLADMATQIAVARQMVHYAAALRDSGQPALVEASMAKLFASEMAEKVCSMALQTLGGYGYLNDFPLERIYRDVRVCQIYEGTSDIQRMVISRNL, encoded by the coding sequence ATGATTCCCAACGAAGACCAAACCCAGATCCGCGACATGGCCCGGCAGTTTGCCGAGGAACGCCTGAAACCGTTCGCCGCCGAGTGGGATCGCGAGCACCGTTTCCCCAAGGAAGCCATCGGCGAAATGGCCGGGCTGGGCTTTTTCGGCATGCTCGTGCCGGAGCAGTGGGGCGGCTGTGACACCGGTTACCTGGCTTACGCCATGGCCCTGGAAGAAATCGCTGCCGGCGACGGCGCCTGCTCGACCATCATGAGCGTGCACAACTCGGTGGGGTGCGTGCCGATCCTCAAGTTCGGCAACGACGATCAGCGCGAGCGCTTCCTCAAGCCGCTGGCCAGCGGCGCCATGCTCGGCGCTTTCGCCTTGACCGAGCCGCAGGCCGGCTCCGACGCCAGCAGCCTGAAAACCCGCGCACGGCTGGAGGGCGATCACTATGTGCTCAACGGCTGCAAACAGTTCATCACCTCCGGGCAGAACGCCGGGATCGTGATCGTGTTTGCGGTGACCGACCCGAGCGCCGGCAAACGCGGAATCAGCGCGTTTATCGTGCCTACCGATTCGCCGGGCTATAAAGTCGCCCGGGTCGAAGACAAGCTCGGCCAGCACGCGTCCGACACCTGCCAGATTCTTTTCGAAGACGTGAAAGTGCCGGTGGCCAACCGTTTGGGCGAAGAGGGAGAGGGCTACAAGATTGCCCTGGCCAACCTTGAAGGCGGGCGCGTTGGCATCGCTTCGCAAGCGGTGGGCATGGCCCGTGCCGCGTTCGAAGCGGCGCGCGATTACGCCCGTGAACGCGACACCTTTGGCAAGCCGATCATCGAACACCAGGCCGTTGCCTTCCGCTTGGCCGACATGGCCACGCAGATCGCCGTCGCCCGGCAAATGGTGCATTACGCCGCCGCCCTGCGTGACAGCGGCCAACCAGCACTGGTCGAAGCCTCGATGGCGAAACTGTTCGCCTCGGAAATGGCCGAGAAGGTCTGCTCAATGGCGTTGCAGACGCTGGGCGGTTACGGTTACCTCAACGACTTCCCGCTGGAGCGCATCTACCGCGACGTGCGCGTCTGCCAGATCTACGAAGGCACCAGCGACATTCAGCGCATGGTCATCTCTCGAAACCTTTAA
- a CDS encoding acetyl-CoA C-acyltransferase, translating into MTISNDPIVIVSAVRTPMGGFQGELKSLSAPQLGAAAIKAAVERAGVASDAVDEVLFGCVLPAGLGQAPARQAALGAGLDKSTRCTTVNKMCGSGMETTILAHDMLLAGSADVVIAGGMESMSNSPYLLDRARAGYRMGHGRVLDSMFLDGLEDAYDKGRLMGTFAEDCAETNDFSREAQDAFAIASTTRAQQAIKDGSFKAEIVPLTVTVGKEQVLIINDEQPPKAKLDKVASLKPAFREGGTVTAANSSSISDGAAALVLMRQSQAQKLGLKPLAVIHGHAAFADTPGLFPVAPIGAIKKLVKKTDWALDQVDLFEINEAFAVVAMAAMTHLEIPHDKLNVHGGACALGHPIGASGARILVTLLSALRQKGLKRGIAAICIGGGEATAMALECVY; encoded by the coding sequence ATGACTATTTCCAATGATCCGATTGTTATCGTCAGCGCCGTCCGCACGCCGATGGGCGGTTTCCAGGGCGAACTGAAAAGTCTCAGCGCCCCGCAACTCGGTGCTGCGGCGATCAAAGCCGCCGTTGAACGCGCCGGAGTTGCCAGCGACGCGGTCGACGAGGTGCTGTTCGGTTGCGTGTTGCCGGCTGGCCTCGGCCAGGCGCCGGCACGTCAGGCGGCACTCGGTGCCGGGCTGGACAAGTCCACCCGCTGCACCACGGTCAACAAGATGTGCGGCTCCGGCATGGAAACCACCATTCTGGCTCACGACATGTTGCTGGCCGGCAGCGCCGACGTGGTGATCGCCGGCGGCATGGAAAGCATGTCCAACTCGCCATACCTGCTGGACCGCGCTCGCGCCGGTTATCGCATGGGCCATGGCCGAGTGCTGGATTCGATGTTCCTCGACGGCCTCGAAGACGCCTACGACAAGGGCCGCCTGATGGGCACCTTCGCCGAAGACTGCGCCGAAACCAACGACTTCAGCCGTGAAGCGCAGGACGCCTTTGCCATTGCCTCGACTACCCGCGCCCAGCAGGCAATCAAGGACGGCAGCTTCAAGGCCGAGATCGTGCCGCTGACCGTGACTGTCGGTAAAGAGCAGGTGCTGATCATCAACGACGAGCAGCCGCCGAAAGCCAAACTGGACAAGGTTGCCTCGCTGAAACCGGCGTTCCGCGAAGGCGGCACGGTGACGGCAGCGAACTCCAGCTCGATCTCTGACGGCGCTGCGGCTCTGGTGCTGATGCGCCAGTCGCAAGCACAGAAACTTGGCCTCAAGCCGCTGGCGGTGATTCACGGCCATGCGGCGTTTGCCGACACCCCGGGCCTGTTCCCGGTGGCGCCGATCGGTGCGATCAAGAAGCTGGTGAAGAAGACCGATTGGGCGCTGGATCAGGTCGATCTGTTTGAAATCAACGAAGCGTTCGCCGTGGTGGCGATGGCGGCGATGACCCATCTGGAAATCCCCCACGACAAACTCAATGTGCATGGCGGTGCCTGCGCGCTGGGCCACCCGATTGGCGCCTCGGGCGCGCGGATTCTGGTGACCTTGCTCTCGGCCCTGCGCCAGAAAGGCCTGAAACGCGGGATTGCGGCGATCTGCATCGGCGGTGGTGAAGCCACGGCCATGGCGCTGGAATGCGTCTATTGA
- a CDS encoding SDR family NAD(P)-dependent oxidoreductase: MQIENKVFIVTGGASGLGAATAELLVNAGAKVMLVDMNAEAVAAQAQRLGAQSVVADISNEAAAEAAVQATVKAFGSLNGLVNCAGIVRGEKILGKNGPHALSSFAQVINVNLIGSFNMLRLAAAAIAESDANADGERGVIINTASVAAFDGQIGQAAYSASKGAIASLTLPAARELARFGIRVMTIAPGIFETPMMAGMTPEVRDSLAAGVPFPPRLGKPAEYAALVRHIIENSMLNGEVIRLDGALRMAAK; encoded by the coding sequence ATGCAGATCGAGAACAAGGTTTTTATCGTCACCGGCGGCGCGTCCGGCCTGGGTGCGGCCACCGCTGAGTTGCTGGTCAACGCCGGCGCCAAAGTGATGCTGGTGGACATGAACGCCGAAGCCGTTGCCGCCCAGGCCCAGCGCCTCGGCGCGCAAAGCGTGGTCGCCGACATCAGCAACGAGGCCGCTGCCGAAGCAGCGGTGCAGGCGACGGTCAAAGCCTTTGGCAGTCTCAATGGTCTGGTCAACTGCGCCGGCATCGTCCGGGGCGAGAAGATCCTCGGCAAGAACGGCCCGCATGCGCTGTCCAGTTTTGCCCAGGTGATCAACGTCAACCTGATCGGCAGCTTCAACATGCTGCGTCTGGCCGCGGCGGCTATCGCCGAAAGCGACGCGAATGCCGACGGCGAACGCGGGGTGATCATCAACACCGCTTCGGTGGCCGCGTTCGACGGCCAGATCGGCCAGGCCGCGTATTCCGCCTCCAAAGGCGCGATTGCCAGCCTGACCCTGCCGGCCGCCCGTGAACTGGCGCGCTTCGGCATCCGCGTGATGACCATCGCCCCGGGCATTTTCGAAACGCCGATGATGGCCGGCATGACCCCGGAAGTCCGCGACTCCCTCGCTGCCGGCGTGCCATTCCCGCCACGCCTGGGCAAACCGGCGGAGTACGCTGCGCTGGTTCGGCATATCATCGAAAACAGCATGCTCAACGGTGAGGTGATCCGTCTCGACGGCGCCTTGCGCATGGCCGCCAAGTAA